A DNA window from Planctomycetota bacterium contains the following coding sequences:
- a CDS encoding GNAT family N-acetyltransferase: protein MDLSIYKPAVDLGDMEWFAEGIVVRKADEFDLPSIESLQKRHSEELGYFNRQVMAEKLEREEILVAREAKSKRFAGYVIASDSYQKRQEVGIIYQMGVHERFRRRGVAASLLKGLWASWPRGVRLCSAWCAQDLLANKFWESMGFVPLAYRAGSEKGRKLEDGSVKPEDSDSGPSGFKLRPSSFPSNRVHLFWQARTTAGDETPWWYPSLTGSGALRADRVVLPVPTDQHWSQTRPAVLPTVALPEQPEEVEPFEGKSRKYADGVSECEEGLLWRDGKRLMTPEQCMQAQGASQGGPWMVPSDVELVRELPRPLKKEKKAKKVHDPRLVAFARDLRDDWLEHVNSERLLSGESRYAARRHLPTSPFASLPERERPRLLAA, encoded by the coding sequence ATGGACCTTTCGATTTACAAACCGGCGGTGGATCTTGGCGACATGGAGTGGTTTGCGGAGGGCATTGTCGTTCGCAAGGCGGATGAGTTTGATCTGCCGTCGATCGAGTCGTTGCAGAAGCGGCATTCGGAGGAACTGGGGTACTTCAACCGGCAGGTGATGGCGGAGAAGCTGGAGCGAGAGGAGATTCTCGTCGCGCGGGAGGCGAAGTCGAAGCGGTTTGCGGGATACGTCATCGCGAGCGATTCGTATCAGAAGCGGCAGGAGGTCGGGATCATCTACCAGATGGGCGTGCACGAGCGGTTCCGCCGGCGTGGCGTGGCGGCGTCGCTGTTGAAGGGGTTGTGGGCGTCGTGGCCACGCGGCGTGCGGCTGTGCAGTGCGTGGTGTGCGCAGGATCTGCTGGCGAACAAGTTCTGGGAGTCGATGGGGTTTGTGCCGTTGGCGTACCGGGCCGGGAGTGAAAAGGGCAGAAAGCTTGAAGATGGAAGCGTGAAGCCTGAAGACTCAGATTCCGGCCCTTCTGGCTTCAAGCTTCGTCCTTCAAGCTTTCCGTCGAACCGCGTGCATCTGTTCTGGCAGGCTCGGACGACGGCTGGGGACGAGACGCCGTGGTGGTATCCGTCGTTGACGGGGAGCGGGGCGTTGCGGGCGGATCGGGTGGTGTTGCCGGTGCCGACGGATCAGCACTGGAGCCAGACGCGGCCGGCGGTGTTGCCGACGGTTGCCTTGCCCGAACAGCCGGAGGAAGTCGAGCCGTTCGAGGGCAAGTCGCGGAAGTATGCGGACGGGGTGTCGGAGTGCGAGGAGGGGTTGTTGTGGCGGGACGGCAAGCGACTGATGACCCCCGAGCAGTGCATGCAGGCGCAGGGCGCGTCCCAGGGCGGGCCGTGGATGGTGCCGTCGGATGTGGAGCTGGTGCGCGAGTTGCCGCGGCCGCTAAAAAAGGAGAAGAAAGCGAAGAAGGTGCACGATCCGCGGCTGGTGGCCTTCGCGCGGGATTTGCGTGACGATTGGCTGGAGCACGTCAACAGCGAGCGGTTGCTGTCGGGCGAATCGCGCTATGCGGCGCGCCGGCACCTGCCCACGAGTCCTTTCGCGTCGTTGCCCGAGCGAGAGCGGCCGAGGCTGCTGGCGGCGTGA
- a CDS encoding sulfatase-like hydrolase/transferase codes for MSDQPRPNVIWFFGDQHRAQTVGHAGDPNVATPNIDRLAAQGVVADGVSGCPLCCPYRGSLLTSRYPHEAVPGHERQMPPELPTVATAFNDAGYHTAWFGKWHLDGWRERDGRSALHTVPRNRRGGFAQWLGYDNNNSPWDCLVHGHDASRNEIERYRLPTFETDALTDLAIDMIRARRKGDRPYFCVVSVQPPHDPYIAPERWQQRHRPADVTLRPNVPDIPAAHEQARRELAGYHAMVENLDWNLGRLRDALADAGQLDQTHLVFFSDHGDMHGSHGMFRKTNPYEESIRVPMIFGGGVPRYGYKVFRSDALINHVDLAPTSLGLCGIDPPNWMRGIDYSHLRCHDRPAKDLPDSAYLSLVEPTLHGHSTDRPWRGLVTRDGWKYVCFEHQPWLLFNLNDDPYEQVNLAHNSVHHARRKALHDRLLQWATDLGDDGFAFPTL; via the coding sequence ATGAGTGATCAGCCGCGGCCGAATGTCATCTGGTTCTTCGGCGATCAACATCGCGCCCAGACCGTCGGCCACGCCGGCGACCCGAACGTCGCCACACCCAACATCGATCGCCTCGCCGCCCAGGGCGTCGTGGCTGACGGGGTTTCGGGCTGTCCGCTCTGCTGTCCGTATCGCGGCTCGCTCCTGACGAGTCGCTATCCGCACGAGGCCGTCCCTGGTCACGAGCGACAGATGCCGCCGGAACTGCCGACCGTCGCCACCGCGTTCAACGACGCCGGCTACCACACGGCGTGGTTCGGCAAGTGGCACCTCGACGGCTGGCGCGAGCGCGACGGCCGATCCGCTCTGCACACCGTCCCACGCAATCGCCGAGGCGGCTTTGCCCAGTGGCTCGGATACGACAACAACAACAGCCCGTGGGACTGCCTCGTCCATGGCCACGACGCGTCACGCAACGAGATCGAGCGCTACCGCCTGCCGACCTTCGAGACCGACGCCCTGACCGATCTCGCGATCGACATGATCCGCGCGCGACGCAAGGGGGATCGGCCCTACTTCTGCGTCGTCAGCGTCCAGCCGCCGCACGATCCGTACATCGCGCCCGAGCGGTGGCAACAGCGGCACCGCCCGGCCGATGTGACGCTCCGGCCCAACGTTCCCGACATCCCCGCCGCCCACGAACAGGCCCGACGCGAGTTGGCCGGCTATCACGCGATGGTCGAAAACCTCGACTGGAACCTCGGCCGGCTCCGCGACGCCTTGGCCGACGCCGGTCAGCTTGATCAGACGCACCTGGTCTTCTTCTCCGATCACGGCGACATGCACGGCAGCCACGGCATGTTCCGCAAGACCAATCCGTACGAGGAATCCATCCGCGTCCCGATGATCTTCGGCGGCGGCGTGCCGAGGTACGGCTACAAGGTCTTCCGATCCGACGCCCTCATCAATCACGTCGACCTCGCTCCGACGTCCCTCGGCCTGTGCGGCATCGACCCGCCCAACTGGATGCGCGGCATCGACTACAGCCACCTCCGCTGCCACGATCGCCCGGCGAAAGACCTCCCCGACTCCGCCTACCTCAGTCTGGTCGAGCCCACACTCCACGGCCACAGCACCGACCGCCCCTGGCGCGGCCTGGTCACGCGCGACGGATGGAAGTACGTCTGCTTCGAACACCAACCCTGGCTGCTGTTCAACCTCAACGACGACCCGTACGAACAGGTCAACCTCGCCCACAACAGCGTCCACCACGCCCGCCGCAAAGCCCTGCACGACCGCCTGCTCCAATGGGCAACCGACCTGGGCGACGACGGCTTCGCCTTTCCGACGCTGTGA
- a CDS encoding PEP-CTERM sorting domain-containing protein (PEP-CTERM proteins occur, often in large numbers, in the proteomes of bacteria that also encode an exosortase, a predicted intramembrane cysteine proteinase. The presence of a PEP-CTERM domain at a protein's C-terminus predicts cleavage within the sorting domain, followed by covalent anchoring to some some component of the (usually Gram-negative) cell surface. Many PEP-CTERM proteins exhibit an unusual sequence composition that includes large numbers of potential glycosylation sites. Expression of one such protein has been shown restore the ability of a bacterium to form floc, a type of biofilm.): MHRSISASIVAASCTITGSAFGTVIASQDFGPANFPTQPVDFNNGDTSSATNAPDVVHISTGPTDLGFSHNGTASTTSSTDFIGVNDDQFVVSHYSSLSGDSLLDFGNSRTGALTFDTVDLTNFNDVSFSMDFGDIVGATNTGDDDAVIRLFDGNGVLLTTLLDTRGNSNGAVTFGPLTYAFDPSVTNAYLQVDILTDDNNDGYRLDNVLFAGTLIPEPTSAAAIGLLGLAALRRRRA; the protein is encoded by the coding sequence ATGCACCGCTCCATTTCCGCATCCATCGTCGCAGCTTCCTGCACCATCACAGGCTCCGCCTTCGGCACCGTGATCGCCAGCCAGGATTTCGGCCCCGCCAACTTCCCGACGCAACCCGTCGACTTCAACAACGGCGACACCAGCAGCGCGACCAACGCGCCCGACGTCGTGCACATCTCAACCGGTCCTACCGACCTCGGCTTCAGCCACAACGGTACGGCCTCCACCACCTCGTCTACCGATTTCATCGGGGTCAACGACGATCAGTTCGTCGTCTCCCACTACTCATCGCTCAGCGGCGACTCGCTGCTCGACTTCGGGAACTCGCGAACGGGCGCCTTGACGTTCGACACCGTCGACTTGACGAACTTCAACGACGTCTCGTTCTCGATGGACTTCGGCGACATCGTCGGAGCAACCAACACCGGCGACGACGACGCCGTCATCCGCCTCTTCGACGGCAACGGCGTGCTTCTCACAACGCTCCTCGACACCCGAGGCAACTCCAACGGTGCCGTCACGTTCGGCCCGCTGACCTACGCCTTCGATCCGTCGGTCACAAACGCTTACCTCCAGGTCGACATCCTGACCGACGACAACAACGACGGCTACCGACTCGACAACGTGCTCTTCGCAGGCACCTTGATCCCAGAGCCGACTTCGGCTGCCGCGATCGGTCTCCTCGGCCTGGCCGCGCTCCGTCGTCGCCGTGCCTGA
- a CDS encoding DNRLRE domain-containing protein gives MNNTHKLALAALLAAPTAALAQLDNSFTLVALPDTQNYVTSSTRTLGFNAQTQWIADEVNGTNDRNIKFVTHLGDMVSSGDSFTQLNRANTAMSTLDGVVPYRTLPGNHDYASTGNKSTGTDAYRNFFGPDRYAGQSWFGGADASGNNMYQRFSAGGYDFIHLALEWRPDVNIPFRTESPLDWAQSIIDANPDTPVILSTHEHLDDNPAGRSGSGENVWNQLISRNDQIFMVLNGHYHSRPANEPFNDGEFHQVSDNLAGRQVIEVLQDYQDYPNGGDGWLRLIDFQPDNNRIEFETYSPVLDEFQTETVADVGGFASRFGFDFDFATRLDPVAIVPPPPPPGPDFALTEGVDGYFGTQDKEIRFSGGDENNGQFDEISVDGDDGSPGAQPNHGLIRFDNIVAELTSADIAAGDIDNVVLKLKVNNPGSGFNVHEMLVSWDESTTWVDLAGGVQPDDVEAVAEAIATFGADNFNENVPTGTLEIDVTESILAYLDGSLDNLGWALIPFPDGGNGIDFYTSEFADPSLRPTLEVTLIPEPTSLALLGLSSLTLLRRRR, from the coding sequence ATGAACAACACCCACAAGCTCGCTCTCGCTGCCCTGCTCGCGGCCCCGACGGCCGCCCTCGCGCAGCTCGACAACTCTTTCACACTCGTCGCTCTTCCCGACACGCAGAACTACGTCACCAGCTCCACGCGAACGCTCGGCTTCAACGCCCAGACGCAGTGGATCGCCGACGAAGTCAACGGCACCAACGACCGCAACATCAAGTTCGTCACCCACCTGGGCGACATGGTCTCCAGCGGCGACAGCTTCACACAGCTCAACCGCGCCAACACGGCCATGAGCACGCTCGATGGCGTCGTGCCGTACAGAACCCTCCCTGGCAACCACGACTACGCCTCCACGGGCAACAAGAGCACCGGCACCGACGCCTACCGCAACTTCTTCGGCCCCGACCGCTACGCCGGCCAAAGCTGGTTCGGCGGTGCCGACGCCAGCGGCAACAACATGTACCAGCGCTTCAGCGCCGGCGGGTACGACTTCATTCACCTCGCCCTCGAGTGGCGGCCGGATGTCAACATCCCGTTCCGCACCGAGTCCCCGCTCGACTGGGCCCAGTCAATCATCGACGCCAACCCCGACACGCCCGTCATCCTCAGCACCCACGAGCACCTCGACGACAACCCCGCCGGCCGGAGCGGCAGCGGCGAAAACGTCTGGAACCAACTCATCAGCCGAAACGACCAGATCTTCATGGTCCTCAACGGCCACTACCACTCCCGCCCCGCCAACGAACCCTTCAACGACGGCGAGTTCCACCAGGTCAGCGACAACCTCGCCGGCCGACAGGTCATCGAAGTCCTCCAAGACTACCAGGATTACCCCAACGGCGGCGACGGCTGGCTCCGACTCATCGACTTCCAGCCCGACAACAACCGCATCGAGTTCGAAACGTACTCGCCCGTGCTCGACGAGTTCCAAACCGAAACCGTCGCCGACGTCGGCGGGTTCGCCAGCCGATTCGGCTTCGACTTCGACTTCGCCACGCGGCTCGACCCCGTCGCCATCGTCCCCCCGCCACCCCCGCCCGGACCCGACTTCGCACTCACCGAGGGTGTCGACGGCTACTTCGGCACACAGGACAAAGAAATCCGCTTCTCCGGCGGCGATGAGAACAACGGCCAGTTCGACGAAATCAGCGTCGACGGAGACGACGGCTCGCCCGGTGCCCAGCCGAACCACGGGCTGATCCGCTTCGACAACATCGTCGCGGAACTCACATCGGCCGACATCGCAGCAGGCGACATCGACAACGTCGTCCTCAAGCTTAAGGTCAACAACCCGGGCAGCGGCTTCAACGTTCACGAGATGCTCGTCAGCTGGGACGAATCGACCACGTGGGTCGACCTCGCAGGCGGCGTACAGCCCGACGACGTCGAAGCCGTCGCCGAAGCCATCGCAACGTTCGGTGCTGACAACTTCAACGAGAACGTGCCCACCGGCACGCTCGAAATCGACGTGACCGAGTCGATCCTGGCCTACCTCGACGGCTCCCTCGACAACCTCGGCTGGGCCCTGATCCCCTTCCCCGACGGCGGCAACGGCATCGACTTCTACACCAGCGAGTTCGCCGATCCGAGCCTGCGTCCGACGCTCGAAGTCACGCTCATCCCCGAACCCACCAGCCTCGCCCTGCTCGGCCTCAGCAGCCTCACGCTGCTCCGCCGCCGACGCTGA